A region from the Streptomyces lydicus genome encodes:
- a CDS encoding GNAT family N-acetyltransferase, whose protein sequence is MPTSELTFRTAHDADIPGLVDLIESAYRGDASRAGWTTEADLLGGQRTDPEGVAAVVRGESGRLLIAERDATLIACCQLEHRGDHVYFGMFAVRPELQGGGLGKVILAEAERTARDLWGTGEMRMTVIRQRDELIAWYERRGYRRTGQLTPFPYGDERFGIPQRADLEFELLVKPLA, encoded by the coding sequence ATGCCCACCAGCGAGCTGACCTTCCGTACCGCCCACGACGCGGATATCCCCGGGCTCGTCGACCTCATCGAGTCGGCGTACCGCGGGGACGCGAGCCGGGCCGGCTGGACGACGGAGGCGGACCTGCTGGGCGGACAGCGCACCGACCCGGAGGGCGTCGCCGCCGTGGTGCGGGGCGAGAGCGGCCGGCTGCTCATCGCCGAACGGGATGCCACCCTGATCGCCTGCTGCCAGCTCGAACACCGCGGGGACCATGTGTACTTCGGGATGTTCGCGGTGCGCCCGGAACTCCAGGGCGGCGGCCTCGGCAAGGTGATCCTCGCGGAGGCCGAGCGGACCGCCCGGGACCTGTGGGGCACCGGCGAGATGCGGATGACCGTCATCCGGCAGCGCGACGAGCTGATCGCCTGGTACGAGCGCCGCGGCTACCGGCGTACCGGGCAGCTCACCCCGTTCCCGTACGGCGATGAGCGGTTCGGCATTCCGCAGCGCGCCGACCTGGAGTTCGAGCTGCTGGTCAAGCCGCTCGCCTAG
- a CDS encoding DUF6421 family protein produces the protein MTEILSPVGVREATATAESVVAHPAWPVLKDAVETIRPWQSKDGSIDLEAEGAPTAEAVRAEVDKMAAAVGELAPLLPHNAAYHQALAADLRRWADGGFEVPDFLDSLLAFQPARQRADGLQHLVLFPMYTQNGNPDRNFEAVVLRMVWPDWLAELERTRYDNALFCGIAFEDFTAGYDTNSAVLFPETIAVREAPERFSWGGIFCDREAARFRRVSEAAIETLGVELPADIREMLADQERCQEAFVLWDMVHDRTHSHGDLPFDPFMIKQRQPFWMYGLEELRCDLTAFKEAVKLEAEGYSQARDVQFAVIFDRMFRFPVTGDRVRNYDGLGGQLLFAYLHKHDVVRWTDNTLHIDWERAPKVTNQLCGEIEKLYRDGIDRPKLVHWFAAYDLVSTYLAPHPGSVWAKGPDALDLDQPPRKLVDDVLPDEFPLSMFYEALAKKLRTVIASTKGITAHSDELAAA, from the coding sequence ATGACGGAAATTCTTTCGCCTGTGGGTGTCCGGGAGGCCACCGCGACCGCGGAGAGCGTGGTCGCGCACCCGGCGTGGCCCGTGCTCAAGGACGCGGTCGAGACCATCCGTCCCTGGCAGTCCAAGGACGGCTCCATAGACCTGGAGGCGGAGGGCGCGCCCACCGCCGAGGCCGTCCGTGCGGAGGTCGACAAGATGGCCGCGGCCGTCGGGGAGCTCGCCCCGCTGCTGCCGCACAACGCCGCCTACCACCAGGCCCTCGCCGCCGACCTGCGCCGCTGGGCCGACGGCGGCTTCGAAGTGCCGGACTTCCTGGACTCCCTCCTCGCCTTCCAGCCCGCCCGCCAGCGCGCCGACGGCCTCCAGCACCTCGTGCTGTTCCCCATGTACACCCAGAACGGCAACCCGGACCGCAACTTCGAGGCCGTCGTCCTGCGCATGGTCTGGCCGGACTGGCTCGCCGAGCTGGAGCGCACCCGCTACGACAACGCCCTCTTCTGCGGCATCGCCTTCGAGGACTTCACGGCCGGCTACGACACCAACTCCGCGGTGCTCTTCCCGGAGACCATCGCCGTGCGCGAGGCCCCCGAGCGGTTCAGCTGGGGCGGGATCTTCTGCGACCGCGAGGCCGCCCGCTTCCGCCGGGTCAGCGAGGCCGCCATCGAGACGCTGGGCGTCGAACTCCCCGCGGACATCCGCGAGATGCTGGCCGACCAGGAGCGCTGCCAGGAGGCCTTCGTCCTGTGGGACATGGTGCACGACCGCACCCACAGCCACGGTGACCTGCCGTTCGACCCGTTCATGATCAAGCAGCGCCAGCCGTTCTGGATGTACGGCCTGGAGGAGCTGCGCTGCGACCTCACCGCCTTCAAGGAGGCCGTAAAGCTGGAGGCCGAGGGGTACTCCCAGGCCCGCGATGTGCAGTTCGCCGTGATCTTCGACCGGATGTTCCGGTTCCCCGTCACCGGCGACCGGGTCCGCAACTACGACGGCCTCGGCGGCCAGCTGCTCTTCGCGTACCTGCACAAGCACGACGTCGTACGCTGGACGGACAACACACTGCACATCGACTGGGAGCGCGCGCCCAAGGTCACCAACCAGTTGTGCGGCGAGATCGAAAAGCTCTACCGCGACGGCATCGACCGGCCCAAGCTGGTCCACTGGTTCGCCGCGTACGACCTCGTCTCGACCTACCTCGCGCCGCACCCGGGCTCGGTCTGGGCCAAGGGTCCCGATGCCCTCGACCTCGACCAGCCGCCGCGCAAACTCGTGGACGACGTGCTCCCCGACGAGTTCCCGCTGAGCATGTTCTACGAGGCGCTCGCCAAGAAGCTGCGCACTGTGATCGCATCCACCAAGGGCATCACGGCCCACAGCGATGAATTGGCGGCGGCATGA
- a CDS encoding VOC family protein — protein sequence MVHVLSSRVLLRPSDPERSRAFYGTALGLEIYREFGTGPERGTVYFLGGGFLEVSGRATAPATETLQLWLQVADAAAAHQELLAHGVEVLRPPVKEPWGLVEMWIADPDGHRIVLTEVPADHPLRYRP from the coding sequence ATGGTGCACGTATTGAGCAGCAGGGTGCTGTTGCGGCCGTCCGACCCCGAGCGGTCGCGGGCGTTCTACGGCACGGCGCTGGGGCTGGAGATCTACCGGGAATTCGGTACGGGACCCGAGCGCGGAACGGTCTACTTCCTCGGCGGTGGCTTCCTGGAAGTCTCCGGCCGCGCCACCGCTCCGGCCACCGAGACCCTCCAGCTGTGGCTCCAGGTGGCGGACGCGGCGGCGGCGCACCAGGAGCTCCTGGCGCACGGGGTGGAGGTCCTGCGGCCGCCCGTGAAGGAGCCGTGGGGGCTCGTCGAGATGTGGATCGCCGACCCGGACGGCCACCGGATCGTGCTGACGGAGGTTCCGGCGGACCATCCGCTGCGCTACCGGCCCTGA
- a CDS encoding amino acid ABC transporter ATP-binding protein: MSTTDDAPRPADGKAGETVGETAAETAGKAAPGGGPVLRLESVRKTYGRGTVVLRDVDLAVPPHTVTALIGASGSGKSTLLRCANLLEEIDDGAIFLDGAEITDPRADVDAVRRRIGVVFQAYNLFPHMTVLDNITLAPRRVHGVPRAEAEARARELLDRLGLGGRAGEYPDRLSGGQQQRVAIVRALAGRPRLLLLDEITAALDPELVGEVLGVVRDLKEEGMTMVIATHEMGFAREVADQVCFLDGGVVVERGTPEQVFGDPQQDRTRQFLRRIIEAGRL, translated from the coding sequence ATGAGCACGACGGACGACGCCCCGCGGCCGGCCGACGGGAAAGCCGGTGAGACGGTCGGTGAGACGGCCGCCGAGACTGCAGGGAAGGCGGCGCCCGGCGGCGGTCCGGTGCTGCGGCTGGAGTCCGTGCGCAAGACGTACGGGCGCGGCACGGTCGTGCTGCGGGACGTGGATCTGGCGGTCCCGCCGCACACCGTGACGGCGCTGATCGGCGCCTCGGGGTCGGGCAAGTCCACGCTGCTGCGCTGCGCGAATCTGCTGGAGGAGATCGACGACGGGGCGATCTTCCTGGACGGCGCGGAGATCACCGATCCGCGGGCGGACGTGGACGCGGTGCGCCGCCGGATCGGCGTGGTCTTCCAGGCCTACAACCTCTTCCCGCACATGACCGTGCTGGACAACATCACGCTGGCGCCCCGCCGGGTGCACGGGGTACCGCGCGCCGAGGCGGAGGCACGGGCCCGTGAACTGCTGGACCGGCTCGGGCTCGGAGGGCGGGCCGGGGAGTACCCGGACCGGCTCAGCGGCGGTCAGCAGCAGCGGGTCGCGATCGTCCGGGCGCTGGCCGGGCGGCCCCGGCTGCTGCTGCTCGACGAGATCACCGCGGCGCTCGACCCCGAGCTGGTCGGGGAAGTGCTCGGCGTGGTCCGCGATCTCAAGGAGGAGGGCATGACCATGGTCATCGCCACCCATGAGATGGGCTTCGCGCGGGAGGTCGCCGACCAGGTGTGCTTCCTGGACGGCGGGGTGGTGGTGGAACGCGGGACGCCGGAGCAGGTCTTCGGGGACCCGCAGCAGGACCGCACCCGGCAGTTCCTGCGGCGGATCATCGAGGCGGGACGGCTGTGA
- a CDS encoding TetR family transcriptional regulator, with product MPHAASRYDGPVNPRSDLTLAQRKRQLVSDELTEAALQLLAQKGFEAVTVDEIVATAGVSKRTFFRYFASKEDVVVRFLADLGTGMHAELAARPVEEPPSAALRHAVSAPLAACADHSERALRVVQLILRTPALNARFLERQAQWRDDLTAALAHRLGLTPETDLYPRLAAGMALSAFDAVLQRWSDSDGAQDPAALIDRAFAVVGPGLDAVV from the coding sequence ATGCCACACGCGGCATCGCGCTACGATGGCCCGGTGAATCCCCGATCTGACCTCACCCTGGCCCAGCGCAAACGTCAGCTCGTCTCGGACGAACTCACCGAAGCGGCGCTGCAACTGCTGGCGCAGAAGGGATTCGAGGCGGTAACGGTCGACGAGATCGTGGCCACGGCCGGCGTCTCCAAGCGCACCTTCTTCCGGTACTTCGCGTCCAAGGAAGACGTGGTTGTGCGGTTCCTGGCCGACCTGGGCACCGGCATGCACGCGGAGCTGGCGGCCCGCCCCGTCGAGGAGCCGCCCTCCGCGGCGCTGCGGCACGCCGTCTCGGCCCCCCTCGCCGCCTGCGCCGACCACTCCGAGCGGGCACTGCGAGTGGTCCAGCTGATTCTGCGTACCCCCGCCCTGAACGCACGCTTCCTGGAGCGCCAGGCACAGTGGCGCGACGACCTGACCGCCGCGTTGGCGCACCGCCTGGGGCTGACACCCGAGACCGATCTGTACCCGCGTCTGGCCGCCGGGATGGCGCTCAGCGCCTTCGACGCCGTGCTGCAACGGTGGAGCGACAGCGACGGCGCCCAAGACCCGGCCGCACTGATCGACCGGGCCTTCGCCGTCGTCGGACCGGGGTTGGACGCGGTCGTCTAG
- a CDS encoding ABC transporter substrate-binding protein, whose product MRLANRPLRLAACAAVALLAAAVGCAPQDESPGGPGAAGQGKQSCDRGKLATVADGKLTVGTDKPAYAPWFQDDDPASGKGFESAVAYAVARQLGYGKGAVRWQTVPFANAFAPGQKKFDFDVNQISISPARKRAVAFSSGYYDVRQAVIALKGSRAAHAKSIADLRHLKLGAQVGSTSLDVVNDTVRPDQQPAVFQKNDLAKSALKNGQVDAVLTDLPTAFYITSAEVKDAEVVGQFAATGAGKEQFGLVLDKESRITGCVTAAVDALRKDGTLAALEKKWLTDAVSVPVLK is encoded by the coding sequence ATGCGCCTTGCCAACCGCCCCCTCCGCCTTGCCGCTTGCGCCGCCGTCGCGCTGCTCGCCGCGGCCGTCGGCTGTGCCCCGCAGGACGAGTCCCCCGGTGGTCCCGGGGCCGCCGGGCAGGGCAAACAGAGCTGTGACCGCGGCAAACTGGCCACCGTGGCGGACGGCAAGCTCACGGTCGGCACCGACAAGCCCGCCTACGCACCCTGGTTCCAGGACGACGACCCGGCCAGCGGCAAGGGCTTCGAATCGGCCGTCGCCTATGCCGTCGCCCGCCAACTGGGCTACGGCAAGGGCGCGGTGCGCTGGCAGACCGTGCCGTTCGCCAACGCCTTCGCGCCCGGCCAGAAGAAGTTCGACTTCGACGTCAACCAGATCTCCATCAGTCCGGCACGCAAACGGGCCGTCGCCTTCTCCTCGGGCTACTACGACGTGCGCCAGGCGGTCATCGCGCTCAAGGGATCCCGGGCCGCGCACGCCAAGAGCATCGCCGACCTCCGTCATCTCAAGCTCGGTGCGCAGGTCGGCAGCACCAGCCTGGACGTCGTCAATGACACCGTCCGGCCGGATCAGCAGCCCGCCGTCTTCCAGAAGAACGACCTCGCCAAGTCCGCGCTGAAGAACGGCCAGGTGGACGCGGTCCTCACCGATCTGCCGACGGCCTTCTACATCACCTCGGCGGAGGTGAAGGACGCCGAGGTGGTCGGGCAGTTCGCGGCCACCGGCGCCGGGAAGGAGCAGTTCGGCCTGGTCCTGGACAAGGAGAGCCGGATCACCGGGTGTGTGACGGCCGCGGTCGACGCACTGCGCAAGGACGGCACCCTCGCCGCGCTGGAGAAGAAGTGGCTGACCGACGCCGTATCCGTGCCGGTGCTCAAGTGA
- a CDS encoding glycerophosphodiester phosphodiesterase — MSFLTIGHRGMMGVEPENTLRSFVRAEHEGLDVIELDLHLSKDGALVVMHDADVDRTTDGAGPIAERTLAELRELDAGRGERIPVFEEVVEAVKAPLQAEIKDVAAAQALAEVMRSRDLVGRVDVISFHDEALAAIRTLLPGVRTALVGSRYGADVVDRAQAVGATMLSLNIRRLTLELVERAHAAQLKVVGWTVNTHDQLRLARGLGLDGVVTDQPEIRRAVRFTA; from the coding sequence TTGTCCTTTCTCACCATCGGACACCGCGGGATGATGGGCGTGGAGCCGGAGAACACTCTGCGGTCCTTCGTGCGCGCCGAGCACGAGGGCCTCGACGTCATCGAACTCGATCTGCATCTGAGCAAGGACGGCGCGCTCGTGGTGATGCACGACGCGGATGTGGACCGGACCACCGACGGCGCCGGCCCGATCGCCGAGCGCACCCTCGCCGAACTCCGCGAACTCGATGCCGGCCGGGGCGAGCGCATCCCCGTCTTCGAGGAGGTCGTCGAGGCGGTCAAGGCGCCGTTGCAGGCCGAGATCAAGGACGTGGCGGCCGCGCAGGCGCTGGCCGAGGTGATGCGGTCGCGCGATCTGGTCGGCCGGGTCGATGTGATCTCCTTCCACGACGAGGCGCTGGCCGCGATCCGGACCCTGCTGCCCGGCGTGCGGACCGCGCTGGTCGGCAGCCGGTACGGCGCGGACGTGGTCGACCGTGCGCAGGCCGTCGGCGCGACGATGCTCTCGCTGAACATCCGCCGGCTCACCCTGGAACTGGTCGAGCGGGCGCATGCCGCGCAGTTGAAGGTGGTGGGCTGGACGGTCAACACGCACGATCAGCTGCGCCTGGCGCGCGGGCTCGGTCTGGACGGTGTGGTGACCGACCAGCCGGAGATCCGGCGGGCGGTCCGCTTCACGGCGTGA
- a CDS encoding oxidoreductase, producing MTQKQRWTAERIPDQTERVFVVTGANSGLGLATTRELARHGGHVILAVRDEGKGHRAAAEITAEQPGARLEVRHLDLADLESVRAFAGQLRTDHPRLDVLVNNAGVMAPPRSLSAQGHEVQFGCNHLGHFALTGLLLDALAAGRDPRVVTVSSVNHRKGRIRFEDLSGERRYSPMAFYNQSKFANAVFGRELHRRLTEANSPVRSVLSHPGYTATNLQVSAPVGLWRVVFGRIGNPLFAQPPSHGALPQLYAATAPSVEGGDFIGPDGLAELRGGPTRVELSSAAADPETGRRLWEVSERLTDVRFAFPAPV from the coding sequence ATGACACAGAAGCAGCGCTGGACTGCCGAGCGGATCCCGGACCAGACCGAGCGGGTATTCGTCGTGACCGGGGCCAACAGTGGTCTGGGCCTCGCGACCACCCGGGAACTCGCCCGGCACGGCGGGCATGTGATCCTTGCGGTGCGCGACGAGGGGAAGGGCCACCGGGCGGCCGCGGAGATCACCGCCGAGCAGCCGGGCGCCCGTCTTGAGGTACGCCACCTCGACCTGGCCGATCTCGAATCGGTGCGAGCCTTCGCCGGTCAGTTGCGCACCGACCATCCGCGGCTGGACGTGCTCGTCAACAACGCCGGTGTGATGGCGCCGCCCCGCTCGCTGAGTGCACAGGGCCACGAGGTGCAGTTCGGCTGCAACCACCTCGGCCACTTCGCGCTCACCGGGCTGCTGCTCGACGCACTGGCCGCCGGGCGCGACCCCCGCGTGGTCACGGTGAGTTCGGTCAACCACCGCAAGGGCCGCATCCGCTTCGAGGACCTCTCCGGCGAGCGCAGGTACTCGCCCATGGCCTTCTACAACCAGTCGAAGTTCGCCAATGCCGTCTTCGGACGGGAACTCCACCGGCGGCTGACCGAGGCCAACAGCCCCGTGCGCAGCGTGCTCTCCCATCCCGGCTACACCGCCACCAACCTCCAGGTGAGCGCGCCGGTCGGCCTGTGGCGGGTGGTGTTCGGCCGCATCGGCAATCCGCTGTTCGCCCAGCCCCCGTCCCACGGTGCGTTGCCGCAGCTGTACGCCGCGACCGCCCCGAGTGTGGAGGGCGGGGACTTCATCGGACCGGACGGCCTGGCCGAGCTGCGCGGCGGACCGACGCGGGTGGAGTTGTCCTCCGCAGCTGCCGACCCCGAGACCGGTCGTCGGCTGTGGGAGGTGTCGGAACGGCTGACCGACGTGCGGTTCGCGTTCCCGGCCCCGGTCTGA
- a CDS encoding amino acid ABC transporter permease — protein MSKLLTARAGADDGYVPSQRRIERERFRRTRTRRATAVAALSTLVTAAVLYFVITRSPGWPRTRETFFSTEYAAKALPKVLEGLLLNLRLLVVCGAAVLVLGLLLAVARTLRGPVFFPLRALAAAYTDFFRGLPLIICLLMVVFGVPALRLQGVTTDPVLLGGSALVLTYSAYVAEVFRAGIESVHPSQRAAARSLGLSSGQALRFVVLPQAVRRVVPPLLNDLVSLQKDTGLVSIAGAVDAVYAAQIIAGKDFNFTPYVVAGLVFVALTIPMTRCTDWVTARMDRRRAQGGLV, from the coding sequence GTGTCGAAACTGCTGACGGCACGGGCCGGTGCCGACGACGGGTATGTGCCCTCTCAGCGGCGGATCGAGCGGGAGCGCTTCCGGCGGACCAGGACGCGGCGCGCCACCGCCGTCGCCGCGCTGAGCACCCTGGTCACCGCGGCCGTCCTCTACTTCGTCATCACCCGCTCCCCCGGCTGGCCGCGGACCCGGGAGACGTTCTTCAGCACCGAGTACGCCGCCAAGGCGCTGCCGAAGGTGCTGGAGGGGCTGCTGCTGAATCTGCGGCTGCTGGTGGTGTGCGGAGCGGCAGTGCTGGTGCTCGGGCTGCTGCTGGCGGTGGCCCGGACCCTGCGCGGCCCGGTGTTCTTCCCCCTGCGTGCCCTGGCCGCCGCGTACACCGACTTCTTCCGCGGACTGCCGCTGATCATCTGTCTGCTGATGGTGGTCTTCGGGGTGCCGGCGCTGCGGCTGCAGGGCGTGACCACCGATCCCGTGCTGCTCGGCGGCTCCGCGCTGGTGCTGACGTACTCGGCCTATGTCGCCGAGGTCTTCCGGGCGGGCATCGAATCGGTGCACCCCTCACAGCGGGCCGCAGCCCGGTCGCTGGGACTGTCCAGCGGCCAGGCGCTGCGCTTCGTGGTGCTGCCGCAGGCGGTACGGCGGGTGGTGCCGCCACTGCTGAACGATCTGGTCTCGCTGCAGAAGGACACCGGTCTGGTGTCCATCGCGGGTGCGGTGGATGCCGTCTACGCGGCACAGATCATCGCCGGCAAGGACTTCAACTTCACTCCGTATGTCGTGGCCGGGCTCGTTTTCGTGGCGCTGACGATCCCCATGACGCGGTGCACGGACTGGGTCACGGCCCGCATGGACCGCAGGCGCGCCCAGGGAGGACTCGTATGA